The DNA region TCGCCGACAGTCGAGATGATCGTCAGCACCAACACCAACAGCGGAAGCATCGACACGAACGCGTGATACGCAATACTGCCCGCCATGAACGTCACCTTCTCTGTACGGAGTTCGTGAACGATCGCTCGAACGATACTGATGGGACGGTCGAATCGGCTCTCGTCGATCCGTTTAGTGAGAGGTTTCATGAGTGAGTGATGGACTTGGCTTGAAGAACAGCCTCGATAGGATGGTTGATTACGAAACTGTGTTCATTCCGTCCAATATGCTTCACGCCGTCTGATCGGATTCAAGCTACCCTCGAAAGGGTTCCGAGAAACCCTTTGGCGAGAGTGGTGGTGTCAGTCGTCGGTCGATCCTGGCGNGTACATCGGTACGAACGTGATCGCTAACCCGATAATGAGGACTACCGGCCGGATGATCGTCGCAATCACTCCCGGATCGACGCTCGACAATATCGAATTTATCGCCCATCCCGCCACCAACGCGAGTCCGAACGTCAGAAACACCACCACCCCATCGGTGAGCTGATCGGTGAAGGTATTCGCCGATCCTGTCTCGTAAATATCCGAAAACGCGGTGTCGAGCCCGCGAAAAATCCGGAGTGTTCCCCACAGCAGTACTCCCAGTCCAAGGATCGAGAGTCCCGTGGATGTCCCGGCAGTTTCGAGTTGACCGATAAGAACACC from Halococcus salifodinae DSM 8989 includes:
- a CDS encoding YhjD/YihY/BrkB family envelope integrity protein → MEPVTRAARTNXIISTVGDRSLETAFVSFAERVLTPSTGGVLIGQLETAGTSTGLSILGLGVLLWGTLRIFRGLDTAFSDIYETGSANTFTDQLTDGVVVFLTFGLALVAGWAINSILSSVDPGVIATIIRPVVLIIGLAITFVPMYXPGSTDD